CTTACCGAAATGCCCGATAAACCCCGCCATGAGAACTGCAATAACCCATTTAATCACAGACAAAACAGCGACTCCTTCATTTGTCACCTGTTGCACCCCTAATAAGAAACTCTCTTTCTATCAAAAAGGCAAGTTCAAGCATGTCCCTCATAGTGAAGAAATGGACCTTTGAGTTACAGGTACAATGTTCCGTCCCGATGATGGCCCAAACTTGGTCCACAGAGTTTTCCAAAGAATCAAAGCAATCACCTTCAGAGCAAACAACTATCTTAGTACACTGACTCTCCCGCCAACCCTCAACAAGAATCAGATCCACATCGAACAGATAACAATCCCTTATCTCCCTTATATTTAACTCCCCGCTTGGCCTTTTAAACACAACAAGCTCTTCTGGGGATACAAAAACCACACCTTTAGCACCTGCTCTCCTGTGTCTCCACGTGTCCTTTCCCTCCATATCCAAATTGGAATTTTTGTTACTGTGCTTTACTGTGGCTATCCTCCAACCCCAACCTGCAAGGATACTAACGAGACTTTCTATCAC
This window of the Syntrophales bacterium genome carries:
- the mobB gene encoding molybdopterin-guanine dinucleotide biosynthesis protein B, giving the protein MVQGPCKSTPVISILGRSGSGKTRVIESLVSILAGWGWRIATVKHSNKNSNLDMEGKDTWRHRRAGAKGVVFVSPEELVVFKRPSGELNIREIRDCYLFDVDLILVEGWRESQCTKIVVCSEGDCFDSLENSVDQVWAIIGTEHCTCNSKVHFFTMRDMLELAFLIEREFLIRGATGDK